A region of the Streptomyces durocortorensis genome:
GGGCTATGTGCAGGAGCTCAAGCACTGGATCGCGGGAATCCTGATCTGGCACCGGGGCTGCCGCCGCTACCGCGAGGAGGACCTGCGGCAGGGCCACGCCGCCCCCTGGCATCTGAGCGGCCCCACGGGGCTTGGTACGTCGGCGGCACAGGTGACCCGGATGATGGCCCAACTGGCGGGCAGCCCGGCGTAGTTCACGGTCCGTGGCTCGCCGCGCGAGCAGCGCGGCGAGCCACGGCGGCGCACGGGGCACGGAAAAGGCCGCCCGGCATATGCGGGCGGCCTATGGAGATACGTTTCAGCCTTGCTGGAACAGCTCTGCGGGCAGGGGCTTGAGCAGGGTGTAGAGGTCGTCGGTGATCGGCCGGTCCCAGCTGGCGATGGTCACGAGGACACCGTCGCTCCGGTCGAACTGGACGCAGGCGATCCGGCTCTCGGAGAGCTTGATGCGGCGGACGATCAGCAGGTTGTCCCCCTGCATCACCGGAACGTCCTCGGAGCTGACGACTTCGATCGGCTCGTCGTTCTCCAGGGCGAGCAGCAGCTGCGCCACCTCGAAGGGGACCTGCCCCTCCTCGGTCTCCCGGGCGGGCGAACCGGCCGGGAGGTTGCCGATGATCATGGCCGGGCCGCGGCCGCCGTACAGGTCGTACCGGAGGAAGACGCCCTGGCAGCTGCCGTCGGGGGCGGGGAGCAGACCGGCGCCGAGGTTGCCGGGCCAGTCCCCCGGGTCCATGGCCAGGACGTCGAAGTCCGGGCCCGCGGGTGTTGCGGCGCTACGGCGGCGGAGGAAGGACATGCTGCCATGTTACGTGGCCCGGCTCACGTCGCGGAGCCGGGCCCGGGCGGATCGCGCCCGGCCCGGCAGTGCCGGGAGCCGACGGGGTTCCGGTGCCCTCCGGTGCGGCGCGCGCCCTGGGCGCCGCCCTTGTTCAGCCTGCGGGCGGCTCGGCTCCCACCAGCCACATCGAGAAGAACTGAGCCCCTCCGCCGTAGGCGTGGCCGAGCGCCCTGGCGGCCCCGTCGACCTGGTGGTCCCCGGCCGCGCCCCGGACCTGGAGGGCCGCCTCGGCGAAGCGGATCATGCCGGACGCGCCGATGGGGTTGGTGGAGAGCACCCCGCCCGAGGGATTCACCGGGAGGTCGCCGTCGATCTCGGTGACGCCCGCCTCGGTGAGCTTCCAGCCCTCGCCCTCGTCGGCGAAGCCGAGGTTCTCCAGCCACATCGGCTCGTACCAGGAGAACGGCACGTACATCTCGACGGCGTCGATCTCCCGGCGCGGGTCGGCGATCCCGGCCTGCCGGTAGACGTCGGCGGCGCAGTCCTTGCCCGCCTGCGGGGAGACGAAGTCCTTGCCCGCGAACAGGGTGGGTTCGCTGCGCATCGCGCCGCCGTGCACCCAGGCGGGCGGATGCGGGGAGCGGGCCGCGCCCTCGCGGTCGGTGAGGATCATCGCGCACGCCCCGTCGGAGGAGGGGCAGGTCTCGGAGTAGCGGACCGGGTCCCAGAGCATGGGCGAGGACTGGACCTTCTCCAGGGTGATGTCGTGGTCGTGGATGTGCGCGTAAGGGTTCTTGAGGGCGTTGCGGCGGTCCTTGTACGCGACGAGGGAGCCGACGGTGTCGGGGGCGCCGGTGCGGCGCATGTACGCGCGCACGTGCGGGGCGAAGAAGCCGCCCGCCCCGGCCAGCAGCGGCTGCTGGAAGGGGACGGGCAGGGAGAGGCCCCACATGGCGTTGGACTCGGACTGTTTCTCGAAGGCGAGGGTGAGGACGGTGCGGTGGACGCGGGCGGCGATGAGACCCGCGGCGACCAGGGCGGTGGAGCCGCCGACCGAGCCCGCGGTGTGGACCCGGAGCATGGGTTTGCCGACCGCTCCGAGCGCGTCGGCGAGGTAGAGCTCCGGCATCATGACGCCCTCGAAGAAGTCGGGGGCCTTGCCGATCACGACGGCGTCGATGTCGCTCCAGGTCAGCCCGGCGTCCTCCAGGGCCCGGACGGCGGCCTCGCGGACGAGGCCGGCGATGGACACGTCGTGCCGGGCGGCGACGTGTTTGGTCTGGCCGATGCCGACGACGGCCACGGGCTCCTTAGGCATGAGCGCTCTCCCCTTCCAGGACGGCGACCAGGTTCTGTTGCAGGCAGGGTCCTGAGGTGGCGTGGGCGAGCGCCCGGTCGGACTGGCCCCGGTGGATGCGGGCGGCGGCCTCGCCGAGCCGGATGAGGCCCGCGGCCATGATCGGGTTGGCGGCGAGCGCACCGCCGGACGGGTTGACGGCGACGTCGTCGCCGAGCCCGAGGACGCCTCGCAGGACGACCTCCTGCGAGGTGAACGGGGCGTGCAGCTCGGCCGTGTCGACGGGTCGCTCGAAGGCTCCGGCGTGCTGGGCGGCGAGCCGCGTGGAGGGGCTGTCGGTCAGGTCGCGGACGCCGAGGCCGTGGGCCTCGATGCGGTGGTCGATGCCCCGGATCCAGGCGGGCCGTTCGCACAGGGCGCGGGCGGTGTCCCCGGCGGCGAGGATCACGGCGGCCGCGCCGTCGCCGATGGGCGGGCAGTCGCCGGTACGCAGGGGCCGCACCAGGTGGCCGCCCGCGGGGACGTCGCCGGTGAGCTGGGCGTACGGGTTGTCGGCGGCGGCGAAGCGGTTGCGGGCGGCGACCTCGGCGAGGGCAGGTTCGTCGGTGGCTCCGGCGTCGATGAGGGCCTGCGCCTGGAGGGCGGCGAGCGCGACGGAGTCCGGCCAGAGCGGGGCCACGTAGTACGGGTCGAGCTGGCGGGTGAGGACGTCGCGGACCTGGCCGGGCGAGGACTTGCCGTAGGCGTAGACGAGGGCCGTGTCCGCCTCGCCGGTCATGATCTTCACCCAGGCCTCGTACAGCGCCCAGGCCCCGTCCATCTCGACATGGGACTCGGAGATGGGCGGGTGGGCGCCGACGCCGTCGAGCGCCATGGTGAAGGAGAAGGCCCGCCCCGCGAGGTAGTCGGCCGAGCCGGAGCAGGTGAAACCGATCTCGTTGGCCTTGAGGTTGGTCGCGCCCAGCACCTCGTGGAGCACGGGCATCAGCAGGTCGACCTCGGAGAGCTCGTCGGTGCGCCGCCGGTGCGCGCTCTGGGCGAAGGCGACGATCGCCACGTCTCGCATCTACACCAGCTCCTTGTACGTGTCGTAGTCGGCGTCGGGCTCGCCGGTGGGCCGGTAGTGGTCGGGGTGGGGGGACCCCCCAGCAGCACCGCTCCAGACGGGCTCGACGCGCAGCCCCATGCGCACCTGGTCGTAGGGGATTCCGGCGATGCGTCCGTGCAGGGCCAGGTCGGCGCCGTCGAGGGCGATGTGGGCGTAGACGTAGGGGACTTCGATGTCCAGGTTCTTCGCTTTGATGTTGACGATGCAGAAGGTGGTGACGGTCCCGCGCGGGCCGACCTCGACCTGCTCGGCGGTGGCGACCCCGCAGGTGGGGCAGGCGCCGCGCGGCGGGACGTAGACCTTGCGGCAGGCGGGGCAGCGTTCGCCCACGGTGCGGTGCCCTTCGAGGGCCTTCAGGTAGGCGCTCTGGGCGCGGCCGGGGGTGTGGACGTAGTCGAGGCGGGCAGGGGCGACGATGCGGGTGACGGGGTCGGTGAACTCCCCGGTGTGCGGGGTGGGTTCGGCCGGGCCGGGCTCGCCGTCGTACGGTTCGAAGCAGGCGATGTCGGTGATGGCGCCGGTGCGCGTCTCGGCCCAGCGGACACGGACGCGCATGCCGGTGTGCACGGCGTCCGGTCCGGGCGCGTCGAGGGCGTGCAGGAGTGCGGTGCCGGCCCCGTCGAGGCGGACGAGCACCCAGGCGAACGGGGTGTCCAGCGGCTGGCCGCGGCGCGGGGACGGGTTCCAGGCCCAGGTGGTGACGGTGCCGGTGGGGGCGACCTCGACGAGCTCGCGCAGTTCGCCCGCGGTGACCGGGTCGTACTCGACGGGCGGCACGAGGACTGTGCCGTCCTCCGTGCGGACGCCGAGGACGGTGCGTTCGCGCAGTCCGGTCAGGAAGGCGCTCTGGACGGGGCCGAGGGAGCGGGTGAAGGGGAATTCGACCACCAGCGGGGCGCTGAGGACATCGGTCATGGCTCTCTCCGTAGGCTGGGGGGTCAGGCGCGCCGGTAGACGGGCGGGCGCTTCTCCGCGAAGGCCCGGGCGCCCTCCTTGGCGTCCTCGGTGGCGAACACGGGCCAGCCGCGCTTGAGTTCGGCGGCCAGGGCCTCGCTCTCGGTCAGCTCGGCGCCCTCGTGGACGGAGGCCTTGACGGCCTCGACGGCGAGCGGCCCGCAGGCGTTGACCCGCTCGGCGACGGCGAGGGCCTCGTCCAGGGCGGTGCCCTCGGGGACGACCCTGCCTATGAGCCCGATGGCGGCGGCCTCCTCGGCGGTGTACGAGCGGCCGGTGAGGAGCATTTCGAGGGCGTGCGTGCGGGGGATCTGGCGGGGCAGCCGGACGGTGGAGCCGCCGATGGGAAAGAGGCCGCGGCGGACCTCGAAGAGCCCGAAGGTGGCGCCCGCTCCGGCGATGCGGATGTCGGTGCCCTGGAGGATCTCCGTGCCGCCCGCGACACAGGGCCCCTCGACGGCGGCGATCACCGGTTTGCGGGGGCGGTGGTGGCGCAGCATCGCCTTCCAGTGGAGGTCCGGGTCGGCGGTCATCCGCTCCCGGTACTCCTCGCCCTCCATCCCGCCGCCCGCGAGCGCCTTGAGGTCCATGCCCGCGCAGAACGCGCCGCCCGCGCCGGTGAGGACGACGGAGCGGACGGTGTCGTCCTCGTCGGCCTCGATCCAGCCGTCGTACAGGCCGACGAGCATCGGCAGCGAGAGAGCGTTCCTGGCCTGTGGTCTGTTCAAGGTGAGCACCAGCGTGGCGCCTTCGCGCCGCACGGTGAGGTGTTCCGTACCGCCCATGACCGACTCCTGTTCTCCAGACCTGGAACAGGTTGCAGTAGCCGGGGACGCAGTTCAATAGTTTTCTGACAGACAGTCAGATTCTTTCGGCGCCACCCCTTCCCACTTGTGCCGTCCGGCGCTCTAATGACGGCCGAGTCGCCAGTCATCCGGGGTCAGGAGGAACGGTGGAGTTCAACCTTGCCGACCTGTTCGAGTCGGTCGTGGACGCGGTCCCCGACCGCGAGGCGCTCCTCTACGTCGACCATCCCGGTACGGGCGCCGAGCGGCGGCTGACCTACGCGGAACTGGACGCCGCCGCCAACCGGATCGCCCACCACCTCATCGACGCGGGAATCCGCCCGGGCGAGCACCTGGGGCTGCACCTCTACAACGGGGTGGAGTACCTCCAGACGGTCCTGGGCGCGCTGAAGGCTCGGATCGTGCCGGTGAACGTCAACTACCGCTATGTGGAAGAGGAACTGGTCTACCTCTACCGGGACGCGGATCTCGCGGCGCTCGTCTTCGACGGCGAGTTCGACGAGCGGG
Encoded here:
- a CDS encoding thiolase domain-containing protein translates to MPKEPVAVVGIGQTKHVAARHDVSIAGLVREAAVRALEDAGLTWSDIDAVVIGKAPDFFEGVMMPELYLADALGAVGKPMLRVHTAGSVGGSTALVAAGLIAARVHRTVLTLAFEKQSESNAMWGLSLPVPFQQPLLAGAGGFFAPHVRAYMRRTGAPDTVGSLVAYKDRRNALKNPYAHIHDHDITLEKVQSSPMLWDPVRYSETCPSSDGACAMILTDREGAARSPHPPAWVHGGAMRSEPTLFAGKDFVSPQAGKDCAADVYRQAGIADPRREIDAVEMYVPFSWYEPMWLENLGFADEGEGWKLTEAGVTEIDGDLPVNPSGGVLSTNPIGASGMIRFAEAALQVRGAAGDHQVDGAARALGHAYGGGAQFFSMWLVGAEPPAG
- a CDS encoding thiolase domain-containing protein, which codes for MRDVAIVAFAQSAHRRRTDELSEVDLLMPVLHEVLGATNLKANEIGFTCSGSADYLAGRAFSFTMALDGVGAHPPISESHVEMDGAWALYEAWVKIMTGEADTALVYAYGKSSPGQVRDVLTRQLDPYYVAPLWPDSVALAALQAQALIDAGATDEPALAEVAARNRFAAADNPYAQLTGDVPAGGHLVRPLRTGDCPPIGDGAAAVILAAGDTARALCERPAWIRGIDHRIEAHGLGVRDLTDSPSTRLAAQHAGAFERPVDTAELHAPFTSQEVVLRGVLGLGDDVAVNPSGGALAANPIMAAGLIRLGEAAARIHRGQSDRALAHATSGPCLQQNLVAVLEGESAHA
- a CDS encoding Zn-ribbon domain-containing OB-fold protein; translated protein: MTDVLSAPLVVEFPFTRSLGPVQSAFLTGLRERTVLGVRTEDGTVLVPPVEYDPVTAGELRELVEVAPTGTVTTWAWNPSPRRGQPLDTPFAWVLVRLDGAGTALLHALDAPGPDAVHTGMRVRVRWAETRTGAITDIACFEPYDGEPGPAEPTPHTGEFTDPVTRIVAPARLDYVHTPGRAQSAYLKALEGHRTVGERCPACRKVYVPPRGACPTCGVATAEQVEVGPRGTVTTFCIVNIKAKNLDIEVPYVYAHIALDGADLALHGRIAGIPYDQVRMGLRVEPVWSGAAGGSPHPDHYRPTGEPDADYDTYKELV
- a CDS encoding crotonase/enoyl-CoA hydratase family protein, producing the protein MGGTEHLTVRREGATLVLTLNRPQARNALSLPMLVGLYDGWIEADEDDTVRSVVLTGAGGAFCAGMDLKALAGGGMEGEEYRERMTADPDLHWKAMLRHHRPRKPVIAAVEGPCVAGGTEILQGTDIRIAGAGATFGLFEVRRGLFPIGGSTVRLPRQIPRTHALEMLLTGRSYTAEEAAAIGLIGRVVPEGTALDEALAVAERVNACGPLAVEAVKASVHEGAELTESEALAAELKRGWPVFATEDAKEGARAFAEKRPPVYRRA